One Amaranthus tricolor cultivar Red isolate AtriRed21 chromosome 1, ASM2621246v1, whole genome shotgun sequence DNA window includes the following coding sequences:
- the LOC130814187 gene encoding protein MLN51 homolog: protein MTGEAEEETEYESDPEEAKMSLKMRRREASDDEDCEDERRRPSGIVDSDADSDDQGAAAEYDDEEEEEEEEEEDDEGYYDEQEVYDVEKRVIGEREYEEEERDVGVGGGVDAKGEEEVLEAKSVGEEDEGQYAEQGYGEGEGGEEKKENEPFSVPTSGAFYMHDDRFKDNAAGKHRRTFGGRKLWESKDDRKWGHDKFEEMNTEDRHPDERRRSSKGLYRGRGKARGGERGYARGGRMRGYGGNYNQITPPKDVRGRGPRRYQPAMKSRSEAFPQHTKQSAKSQDKNSHSGSGRVAATANQNLEHEPVPAKKVASNLSSASPPFYPSGSSNKDNMPLTRDVEVQASNHNRNVRSFAVEHNISMQHSTSLTRGKNVIDSMALDKLHIDDSISRASVKPLSNMHLSTSASPPVGANQMAQSRPHGRGIAPSGSAVFQPQTNNKVDKVSSQAVQASQRLPVQSQGQSSQQAPSQQLFQHPLGGSQTPSPPKAGKGSAQAIGRGALAYGGGQVMAPGGNVGTGHGDPNLPAFFPVMQFGAQHRGGIPAVGMAFPGYVAQPNGLGNSEMTWLPVLASAAGALGASYCPPYIAVDGSYNTHPTGQTSALPAPSKDNNLSKPNNELKPQQRCDLANDEFSQRQTKPRRYSEMNFSQ, encoded by the exons ATGACGGGAGAAGCTGAAGAAGAGACAGAGTATGAGAGTGATCCAGAAGAAGCCAAGATGTCTTTGAAGATGCGAAGGAGAGAAGCGAGCGACGATGAGGATTGCGAGGATGAACGGAGGAGACCATCTGGAATCGTTGATTCCGATGCTGATTCGGATGATCAAGGAGCTGCggctgagtatgatgatgaagaggaagaggaagaggaagaggaagaggatgaTGAAGGGTATTATGATGAGCAGGAAGTTTATGATGTAGAAAAGAGAGTGATTGGTGAACGTGAGTATGAAGAAGAAGAGAGAGATGTCGGTGTCGGTGGTGGTGTTGATGCGAAGGGTGAAGAGGAGGTTTTGGAGGCAAAGTCTGTGGGAGAAGAGGACGAGGGCCAATACGCGGAGCAAGGTTATGGAGAGGGTGAAGGTGGAGAAGAAAAGAAGGAGAATGAGCCGTTTTCTGTTCCTACTTCTGGTGCATTTTATATGCATGATGATCGTTTCAAAGATAATGCTGCTGGTAAACATAG GAGAACCTTTGGTGGTAGAAAATTGTGGGAATCTAAAGATGATAGGAAGTGGGGGCATGATAAATTTGAGGAAATGAACACCGAGGACAGGCATCCTGATGAg AGAAGGAGGTCTTCTAAAGGATTGTATCGTGGCCGTGGGAAAGCTAGAGGTGGAGAGCGTGGATATGCTCGAGGTGGTAGGATGAGAGGGTATGGTGGTAATTACAACCAGATTACCCCTCCTAAGGATGTGCGAGGCAGAGGTCCTAGAAGATATCAACCTGCTATGAAGAGTAGGAGTGAAGCTTTCCCACAGCATACCAAACA ATCGGCAAAGTCACAAGATAAAAATTCACATTCTGGTTCTGGCAGAGTTGCTGCAACAGCAAACCAAAATTTGGAGCATGAACCAGTTCCTGCTAAGAAAGTTGCCTCCAACCTAAGCTCTGCTTCTCCTCCATTTTATCCATCGGGTTCATCCAATAAGGACAACATGCCCTTGACTCGGGATGTGGAGGTACAAGCTAGTAATCACAACCGAAATGTTCGTTCTTTTGCTGTGGAACATAACATTTCTATGCAACATTCAACTTCATTAACGCGAGGGAAGAATGTTATTGATTCCATGGCTTTGGACAAGTTGCACATTGATGATTCTATTTCTCGGGCCAGTGTGAAGCCATTGAGTAATATGCACTTGTCCACTTCTGCTTCTCCACCAGTAGGTGCTAACCAGATGGCTCAATCTAGACCACATGGAAGGGGTATAGCACCATCTGGATCTGCCGTATTTCAACCTCAAACAAATAACAAAGTTGACAAAGTTTCTTCACAAGCAGTTCAAGCTTCTCAGAGACTTCCTGTTCAAAGCCAAGGTCAATCTTCTCAGCAAGCTCCTAGTCAGCAACTTTTCCAACATCCTCTTGGTGGTTCTCAAACTCCATCCCCACCAAAAGCAG GCAAAGGAAGTGCCCAGGCGATTGGGAGGGGTGCGCTCGCTTATGGTGGTGGACAAGTAATGGCGCCAGGTGGAAATGTAGGTACTGGTCATGGTGATCCAAATCTTCCAGCTTTCTTCCCAG TCATGCAATTTGGAGCTCAGCATCGTGGTGGAATTCCTGCTGTTGGGATGGCATTTCCTGGATATGTTGCTCAACCGAACGGTCTTGGAAATTCTGAAATGACGTG GTTACCAGTACTAGCAAGTGCTGCAGGTGCTTTGGGAGCATCATATTGTCCACCTTATATTGCTGTTGATGGTTCTTATAATACCCACCCAACAGGGCAAACGTCTGCCCTTCCTGCCCCAAG CAAGGATAACAATCTCAGTAAACCTAATAATGAATTAAAGCCTCAGCAAAGATGTG ATCTGGCGAATGATGAGTTTAGTCAGAGACAAACTAAGCCTCGCAG ATACTCGGAGATGAATTTTAGCCAATGA